From Saprospiraceae bacterium, one genomic window encodes:
- a CDS encoding histidine phosphatase family protein, with protein sequence MFPSGIFPILGLFVLLEFCPNHPNGVQSNAPSSKPSFLMETIHRQISDLHPTTFVLVRHAEKELGGKDPILSKEGTERAKILSKMLNNLPIHGIYSSAFQRTRLTAMPLAESKGIQIQEYSTETNIEILLNEIHEANRGKLVLLVGHSNTLPEFLNIISNQQFQIKIKDQQYDDLFIAQFPQNPSSPILHLKYGKETPN encoded by the coding sequence ATGTTTCCATCTGGTATTTTTCCAATTCTGGGATTATTTGTTTTACTTGAGTTCTGTCCCAATCATCCGAATGGAGTGCAATCCAATGCTCCTTCCAGTAAACCGTCGTTTCTCATGGAAACGATCCATCGTCAAATTTCTGACTTGCATCCCACCACCTTTGTGTTGGTCAGACATGCCGAAAAAGAATTAGGAGGAAAAGATCCAATACTGAGCAAGGAAGGTACAGAACGAGCCAAAATTTTATCGAAAATGCTGAACAATCTTCCCATCCATGGCATCTATTCTTCAGCTTTTCAGAGAACCAGACTCACGGCAATGCCATTGGCCGAATCCAAGGGAATTCAAATACAAGAATATTCTACTGAGACCAATATAGAAATATTATTGAACGAGATCCACGAAGCCAATCGCGGTAAGCTGGTCTTGTTGGTGGGGCATTCCAATACCCTTCCTGAATTTTTGAATATCATCAGCAATCAACAATTTCAAATAAAGATAAAAGATCAACAATACGATGATCTGTTCATTGCCCAATTTCCTCAAAATCCATCTTCACCCATCCTCCATTTGAAATATGGAAAAGAAACACCCAATTAA
- a CDS encoding T9SS type A sorting domain-containing protein, with protein MQAVVYALFTLAQTAVAQKILVPEWIKFESSATGQKTEGWGVSVDAEGHIYWPFNSNSSGMGLDLYCRKLDEKGTDLWPAPLFYGGIGNQQNFVCQVKDSFLYIGGRHCPLTVNSCDMLLLKVDKISGRIIWDKKMDFGQNGYDEMDGLVVDDENIYCGGWSQVIEAGNFMTDIGLWKMDLNGNTIWVNSLGMPGTAEHQDGHFVVDDQFIFASGLWGGKGIFNVYDGSAFLGKFSKTNGSIIDSVLFGNTSESYINAENALGMTSDGLHLYVTGYSTPVANNWQIFTAKFDKNLRSLWYKLWGGSSTESARAIAVNDYYVLVAGQTNSIEYSSGNKSDAVLLVYDLDGNLISQQTWGNPSTDEAFQDMAIVDDKVYLSGNVGNNIGAGLTDSAFLMKLHLDSLISSNRNEKTNEIFQIKVGTNWNHSSLNIDIYPDLENTSIHLFNSIGQNSAHIIQTSNQSIRIDIGNLTEGIYYLQVIWLDRKMNLTKKILISKFN; from the coding sequence ATGCAGGCTGTTGTATACGCCTTATTTACCTTGGCCCAAACAGCTGTCGCTCAAAAAATCCTGGTACCGGAATGGATTAAATTCGAATCCAGTGCGACAGGCCAAAAAACAGAAGGATGGGGTGTCTCAGTGGATGCAGAGGGTCATATCTATTGGCCTTTCAACAGCAACAGCTCTGGCATGGGACTCGATCTATATTGTCGAAAATTGGATGAAAAAGGTACGGATTTATGGCCTGCTCCATTATTCTATGGAGGAATCGGAAACCAGCAAAACTTCGTTTGTCAGGTGAAGGACTCTTTTCTTTATATCGGAGGGCGCCATTGTCCATTGACCGTCAATAGTTGTGACATGCTATTGCTAAAAGTGGATAAAATTTCCGGCAGAATCATTTGGGACAAGAAAATGGACTTTGGACAAAACGGATACGATGAAATGGATGGACTTGTTGTTGACGATGAGAACATTTACTGTGGAGGTTGGTCACAGGTCATTGAAGCAGGAAATTTTATGACCGATATTGGATTATGGAAAATGGATTTAAACGGAAACACGATTTGGGTAAATTCACTTGGAATGCCCGGAACAGCAGAACACCAGGATGGGCATTTTGTAGTGGATGATCAATTCATTTTTGCCTCGGGACTTTGGGGAGGGAAAGGAATATTTAATGTGTACGATGGCAGTGCATTCCTGGGGAAATTTTCAAAAACCAATGGCTCCATCATAGATTCTGTACTTTTCGGGAATACATCGGAATCGTACATCAATGCAGAAAATGCCTTAGGTATGACTTCGGATGGTCTTCATCTGTATGTAACAGGGTACAGCACCCCTGTTGCAAACAATTGGCAAATATTTACTGCCAAATTTGATAAAAATCTGAGGAGTTTGTGGTACAAACTTTGGGGAGGCAGCTCAACTGAATCTGCCCGGGCCATCGCAGTCAATGATTACTATGTGTTGGTAGCCGGTCAAACAAACTCCATCGAATACAGTTCAGGAAACAAATCTGATGCGGTTCTATTGGTATATGACCTGGACGGCAACTTGATTTCCCAACAGACCTGGGGAAACCCCTCGACCGATGAGGCATTTCAGGATATGGCAATAGTGGATGACAAGGTTTATCTTTCGGGTAATGTTGGAAACAATATCGGGGCAGGATTAACCGATTCTGCTTTTCTAATGAAACTTCATTTGGACTCATTGATCAGCAGCAACAGGAATGAAAAAACAAATGAAATTTTTCAAATCAAGGTCGGTACAAACTGGAACCATTCTAGTCTTAACATCGATATTTATCCTGATTTGGAAAATACGAGTATCCATCTTTTTAATTCCATTGGTCAAAATTCAGCCCATATCATTCAAACTTCAAATCAATCCATCCGCATAGACATTGGAAATTTGACGGAAGGCATTTATTATTTGCAAGTTATTTGGCTCGATAGGAAAATGAACTTAACAAAAAAAATATTGATCTCCAAATTCAATTAA
- a CDS encoding UbiA family prenyltransferase: protein MGLPIEFHPYLFLVFFSTIFVYNLNRIANLIKPKESLESENHIWVKNNLFLFKVINTAAVAGIIVSLLLVKIEVFIFVIPLAIVTYLYSFPIKINSHFAFRLRNLPYLKIFLIAWVWSCTTVILPVVFSKSDFTSIQLMSIWIMRFLFVLAITIPFDIRDLKADRLAGIKTIPTLVGEQKAIQLSSLILILVFMLSIINDAIHQTYGIGVAIAVSMIVGLVAIRNSKIRKLSYYHYGILDGCILLQSILVIIADHIGQSV from the coding sequence TTGGGTTTACCAATTGAATTTCATCCTTATTTGTTTCTGGTATTTTTCTCTACCATTTTCGTGTACAATCTAAACAGGATAGCCAATCTAATTAAACCCAAAGAATCTCTGGAATCTGAAAATCATATTTGGGTAAAAAACAACTTATTTTTATTCAAAGTCATCAATACTGCAGCAGTTGCAGGAATCATTGTATCATTGCTACTGGTAAAAATTGAAGTGTTTATTTTCGTAATACCATTGGCCATTGTAACCTACCTCTATTCTTTCCCAATCAAAATAAACAGTCATTTTGCTTTTAGATTGAGAAATTTGCCCTATCTGAAAATATTTCTTATTGCTTGGGTATGGTCATGTACAACTGTTATACTACCCGTAGTTTTTTCAAAGAGTGACTTTACATCCATCCAGCTAATGTCCATTTGGATCATGCGTTTTCTGTTTGTATTAGCAATTACCATACCTTTTGATATTCGGGATTTAAAAGCAGATCGTTTGGCAGGAATAAAAACCATTCCTACCCTGGTTGGCGAACAAAAAGCCATTCAGCTATCTTCACTCATTTTAATTTTGGTATTCATGCTTTCAATCATCAATGATGCAATTCACCAAACATATGGAATTGGAGTGGCGATTGCTGTATCGATGATCGTTGGACTTGTTGCGATACGGAATTCAAAGATTCGAAAGCTATCATATTATCATTATGGAATTTTGGATGGCTGCATTTTGCTGCAATCGATTCTGGTGATCATTGCGGATCATATTGGACAAAGCGTATAA
- a CDS encoding CPBP family intramembrane metalloprotease, which yields MTELINEIISTILQLVVFSAAPYLFYYFGTNRTSSFWNYIGLYKPSGNSIGYILASAFLFLMAGMGVIFMDEDIQQTLLHPPSVTGKLKAMGVNPITLLVLLIIALFKTSLSEEIFFRGFLARQFTQRFGFRNGNILQASLFGLVHLILFYFMAKTTTFFLVFIFLFSYSAAWTIGYLKEKYANGSIVPGWMAHGLGNTISYLIILLYL from the coding sequence ATGACTGAATTAATCAACGAAATCATCTCCACCATTCTTCAACTGGTGGTTTTTTCAGCGGCACCCTATTTATTCTATTATTTTGGAACCAACAGGACCAGCTCCTTCTGGAATTACATTGGTCTTTACAAACCCAGCGGTAATTCCATTGGCTATATTTTGGCCAGTGCCTTCTTATTCCTTATGGCAGGAATGGGTGTTATTTTTATGGACGAAGACATTCAACAAACCTTATTGCATCCGCCCAGCGTAACAGGTAAACTAAAAGCCATGGGAGTAAATCCAATCACCCTTTTGGTGCTTTTGATCATAGCTCTCTTTAAGACTTCCCTTTCAGAAGAAATATTCTTCCGGGGATTTTTGGCCAGGCAATTTACCCAGCGGTTTGGATTTAGAAATGGAAATATTCTTCAGGCTTCCTTGTTTGGTCTTGTCCATTTGATTTTATTTTACTTCATGGCAAAAACCACCACTTTCTTTTTGGTCTTCATATTCTTATTTTCGTATTCTGCAGCTTGGACCATTGGATATCTCAAAGAGAAGTATGCCAATGGAAGCATTGTTCCAGGATGGATGGCACATGGACTGGGGAATACCATCTCTTACCTGATCATACTTCTTTATTTGTAA
- a CDS encoding DUF418 domain-containing protein has translation MFLIGYLIGRSNFYNQLQENKRTVFWIIGIGLGLGLPANYYLAYYMQNHMSDYWDLKINGFYQTVVYALGVVPLALAYVGILMLLFETKYGKKILGILQPAGKMAFSNYMLQTVIALSIFFGAGLGYSGQIGPIYFTVLGVGIFALQVVLSNIWLKFFNYGPVEWIWRSLTYGKVQKIKRVKFE, from the coding sequence GTGTTTTTAATTGGATACCTTATCGGGAGATCCAACTTTTACAACCAGTTGCAAGAAAACAAGCGCACTGTGTTTTGGATCATAGGAATTGGCCTCGGTCTAGGATTACCTGCCAATTATTACCTTGCATACTATATGCAAAACCATATGTCCGACTATTGGGATTTAAAAATCAACGGATTTTATCAGACTGTTGTATATGCCCTTGGGGTAGTTCCATTGGCGCTCGCTTACGTGGGAATCCTGATGCTGCTTTTCGAGACAAAGTATGGAAAGAAAATACTAGGAATTCTGCAGCCTGCTGGCAAAATGGCTTTCAGCAATTATATGCTGCAAACTGTCATTGCCTTGTCAATTTTCTTTGGTGCAGGTCTGGGATATTCTGGCCAGATCGGTCCGATCTATTTTACCGTTTTGGGCGTAGGAATATTTGCTCTTCAGGTTGTGTTGAGTAACATTTGGTTGAAATTTTTTAATTACGGTCCTGTGGAGTGGATCTGGCGCAGTCTGACTTATGGAAAAGTGCAAAAAATAAAAAGAGTCAAATTTGAATAA
- a CDS encoding dienelactone hydrolase family protein has translation MNNNLIPQEIFDLYDEYAHQKIDRRDFMQKLSVYAVGGLSLPTLLNLLMPDYKNAIQVAADDQRIHSDYIQYPSPNGGGSIKALLCQPKKNRRKVGGIVVVHENRGLNPYIEDVARRAAVAGFVALAPDALSPMGGYPGNDDEGRAMQSKRDRFEILEDFIAAYDYLIKLKKCNGRAAAMGFCFGGWVSNMMACRIPQLNAAVPFYGGAPPLEEVAKIKSTLLLHFAELDTRVNETWTSYEQALKEHKIPYTSFIYPKVNHGFHNDSTPRFDKEAAELAWQRTIHFLDEKLNHSN, from the coding sequence ATGAATAACAATCTTATCCCGCAGGAAATTTTTGATTTGTATGATGAATATGCACACCAAAAAATCGACCGCCGGGATTTTATGCAGAAACTATCTGTATATGCGGTTGGTGGGCTGAGCCTCCCTACCCTATTGAATCTGCTGATGCCGGATTACAAGAATGCAATCCAGGTGGCAGCTGATGACCAACGAATCCACTCAGACTACATCCAATATCCCTCGCCCAATGGAGGAGGGTCTATAAAGGCGCTATTGTGCCAACCAAAAAAAAACAGGCGGAAAGTTGGAGGAATTGTAGTTGTCCATGAAAACAGAGGTTTGAATCCCTATATCGAAGATGTTGCCAGAAGAGCTGCGGTGGCAGGTTTTGTCGCCTTGGCTCCGGATGCCCTCAGCCCCATGGGAGGATATCCGGGCAATGACGATGAAGGAAGAGCCATGCAGAGCAAAAGAGATCGCTTTGAAATCCTGGAAGATTTTATCGCTGCGTATGATTACTTGATAAAATTAAAAAAATGCAATGGTCGGGCGGCCGCGATGGGATTTTGTTTCGGAGGCTGGGTTTCCAATATGATGGCTTGTAGAATTCCACAACTTAATGCAGCCGTTCCATTTTATGGTGGAGCTCCTCCCCTGGAAGAAGTTGCAAAAATAAAATCCACACTTTTATTGCATTTTGCAGAATTGGATACTCGCGTAAATGAAACCTGGACTTCTTATGAACAAGCTTTAAAAGAACATAAAATCCCTTACACATCCTTTATTTATCCAAAAGTAAACCATGGGTTTCACAATGACAGCACTCCTCGTTTTGACAAAGAAGCAGCCGAACTGGCCTGGCAGCGAACCATTCATTTTCTGGATGAAAAACTCAATCATTCAAACTAA
- a CDS encoding tetratricopeptide repeat protein translates to MNQTVGKFALSLGYFFDALKIFEELGNQQGIANQNLSIGSVYMEQLDFEKALHYDSLAMQAFQSIGDLDGVGLVLGNLANIYSDQNKKEAALEAYQKAIEIYETLGNGTSVARNLSNMSTIYMERGNYQEALQLLERALQLSEADQNYEWICSTKGNIGSSYFMSYLKYHSQDSNLRLIPGKRNELYNKAVSYMNSAAEMALKVNDWKRIYFFAQELSKIYAAENNYENAYKNQILFMQAKDSMNSLDVKRELERLTTEREVLLKDKQIELDRLAVEKKRNERLYFGIGIALLLISTLFIYRNYTNQKNQISNLPPSINRSQIAIISWRPKMISCHKHCWI, encoded by the coding sequence TTGAATCAAACCGTTGGGAAATTTGCTTTATCCCTTGGATACTTTTTTGATGCACTTAAAATATTTGAAGAATTGGGAAATCAGCAGGGGATTGCCAATCAAAATTTGTCCATTGGTAGCGTTTATATGGAGCAACTTGACTTTGAAAAGGCCTTGCATTACGATAGTCTGGCCATGCAGGCCTTTCAATCAATTGGTGATCTGGATGGAGTAGGATTGGTGCTTGGAAATCTAGCCAATATTTATTCAGATCAGAACAAGAAAGAAGCTGCATTGGAAGCCTACCAAAAAGCCATCGAAATATATGAGACTTTGGGAAATGGAACCAGTGTTGCAAGAAACCTGTCCAATATGAGCACCATCTATATGGAAAGAGGTAACTACCAAGAAGCCTTACAACTACTGGAGCGAGCTCTTCAACTTTCTGAAGCCGATCAAAATTATGAATGGATTTGCAGCACTAAAGGCAATATTGGTTCTTCCTATTTCATGAGTTACTTAAAATATCACAGCCAGGATTCCAATCTAAGGCTGATACCTGGAAAACGCAATGAACTCTACAACAAAGCCGTAAGTTACATGAACTCTGCCGCCGAAATGGCCCTTAAAGTGAATGATTGGAAAAGGATTTATTTTTTTGCCCAGGAGCTATCCAAAATATATGCAGCAGAAAACAATTATGAAAATGCCTATAAAAACCAAATTCTATTTATGCAGGCAAAAGATTCTATGAACAGCCTGGATGTCAAACGCGAATTGGAGCGTCTGACCACAGAAAGAGAAGTTCTGCTTAAAGACAAACAAATAGAATTGGACCGGCTCGCTGTGGAAAAGAAGCGAAACGAAAGATTGTATTTTGGCATTGGGATTGCATTGCTTTTGATCTCCACCCTTTTCATTTATAGAAACTATACCAACCAAAAAAATCAAATTTCCAACTTGCCACCCTCAATAAACAGATCGCAGATAGCAATCATCAGTTGGCGACCAAAAATGATCAGTTGTCACAAACACTGTTGGATTTAA
- a CDS encoding IS1595 family transposase — MILKPFKSILDFIKAFPNEESCIEFLEKVRWENGPISPFDKESKVYNCKGKKYKCKNTGKYFTVATKSIFEGSKLPLTIWFAAIYLLSIDKKGISSYQLAEELGITQKSAWHLLHKIRLGMENNSYFESDNGIICMDETYVGGKNKNRHRDKKVKHSQGRSYKDKTPIFGILQNNKEVKCFVVPDTKATTIQPIIREVVQENSLIVTDEWCAYDGICKDYHHEVLFHNRGLYINEDGFSSNPIENFWSHFKRGWISTYSGRIQPKHLGKYADEFAFKYNHRKSDLSGKIVTIIKGAFDKRLKYETLIAK, encoded by the coding sequence ATGATATTAAAACCATTTAAAAGCATACTAGATTTCATTAAGGCATTTCCTAATGAAGAATCTTGTATAGAATTTCTTGAAAAAGTTAGATGGGAAAATGGACCTATTTCACCTTTTGATAAAGAATCTAAGGTTTACAATTGCAAGGGCAAAAAATACAAATGCAAGAATACTGGAAAGTATTTTACTGTTGCAACAAAGTCTATATTTGAAGGATCTAAACTTCCATTAACTATTTGGTTTGCAGCCATTTATTTACTTAGTATAGACAAGAAAGGTATTAGTTCTTATCAACTTGCTGAGGAATTAGGAATAACTCAAAAAAGCGCATGGCATCTATTACACAAAATTAGACTTGGAATGGAAAACAATTCTTATTTTGAATCAGATAACGGAATAATTTGCATGGATGAGACATACGTAGGTGGTAAGAACAAAAACAGACACAGAGACAAAAAAGTAAAACATTCTCAGGGTAGGAGTTATAAAGATAAAACTCCAATATTTGGAATACTGCAAAACAATAAAGAGGTGAAATGTTTTGTTGTTCCAGACACAAAGGCTACTACTATACAGCCAATTATCAGAGAGGTAGTACAAGAAAATTCTCTAATAGTTACCGATGAATGGTGCGCTTATGATGGAATTTGTAAAGACTATCATCACGAAGTGTTATTCCACAATAGAGGCTTATATATCAATGAAGATGGATTTTCAAGCAACCCAATTGAAAACTTTTGGAGTCACTTTAAAAGAGGATGGATAAGCACGTATAGCGGAAGGATACAGCCAAAACATTTAGGTAAGTATGCAGATGAATTTGCTTTCAAGTATAATCACAGAAAGTCAGATCTTAGCGGAAAGATTGTAACGATAATAAAAGGTGCTTTTGACAAAAGATTAAAATACGAAACACTAATTGCCAAATGA
- a CDS encoding intradiol ring-cleavage dioxygenase, with product MQQLIRITFFTFVSFALSNCNPPVKNPSSLSLDRQGNSVKTVGGPCEGCDLLYLGLPEHVFHIDTSPAWNQSDGQKILLTGTVYRSDGETPAEGVVVYYYHTNTEGIYLHLPNEKRSMTPNALGQTHGYIRGWVKSNAEGKYSIYTIRPGSYPSRDEPEHIHLSVKEPDLANVYYIDDITFDDDPLLSPTKRMRMENRAGSGIVQWIQKDEIWLAERNIYLGLNIPDYPGH from the coding sequence ATGCAGCAATTAATTAGAATCACTTTTTTTACATTTGTTTCCTTCGCGTTATCCAACTGTAACCCTCCCGTAAAGAACCCATCCAGTTTATCATTGGATCGTCAGGGAAACTCAGTTAAAACAGTCGGTGGCCCTTGCGAAGGTTGCGACCTTTTGTACCTGGGACTTCCTGAGCATGTTTTTCACATTGACACCAGCCCTGCCTGGAATCAGTCTGATGGACAAAAGATTTTACTCACTGGTACCGTGTATCGTTCGGACGGTGAAACTCCTGCTGAGGGTGTTGTTGTTTATTACTATCACACGAATACGGAAGGTATCTATCTGCATCTGCCAAACGAAAAGCGAAGTATGACACCCAATGCATTGGGACAAACCCATGGATATATCCGTGGTTGGGTTAAATCAAATGCGGAAGGTAAATATTCCATCTATACCATACGGCCCGGTAGCTATCCGAGTCGTGATGAACCAGAGCATATCCACCTAAGCGTTAAAGAACCTGATTTAGCCAATGTGTATTACATCGACGATATTACATTTGATGATGATCCTTTGCTCAGCCCAACGAAAAGAATGCGAATGGAAAACAGGGCGGGAAGTGGCATTGTCCAATGGATTCAAAAAGACGAAATTTGGCTGGCTGAAAGAAATATATACCTTGGACTTAACATACCTGACTATCCAGGACATTAA
- the katG gene encoding catalase/peroxidase HPI — MENKSGDMSKCPVTGATTNHSTNSHGTKNSDWWPNQLKLNILRQHSKLSNPMGDNFNYKEAFSRLDYNALKEDLHALMTDSQDWWPADYGHYGPFFIRMAWHSAGTYRIGDGRGGAGSGQQRFAPLNSWPDNVNLDKARRLLWPIKQKYGNKISWADLMILAGNVALESMGFKTFGFAGGREDVWEPEESVYWGSESKWLDDQRHKGDRNLENPLAAVQMGLIYVNPEGPNGNPDPIAAAKDIRETFARMAMNDEETVALIAGGHTFGKTHGAGDPSKFVGPEPEAAGIEEQGFGWKNTLGKGHGFHTITSGLEGAWTTTPTKWSNNFFWNLFGYEWELTKSPAGAHQWKPKHGMGENTVPDAHDPSIRHTPIMLTTDLALRFDPAYEKISRRFLDHPDQFADAFGRAWFKLTHRDMGPLQRYLGPEVPKEELIWQDPIPAVNHPLINERDIHLLKSKIIESGIAISQLVVTAWASASTFRGSDKRGGANGARIRLAPQKYWKVNNTAQLSKVLETLETIQNNFNQSQQDGKKISLADLIVLAGCVGVEQAAKNAGHTITVPFTPGRMDANQEQTDVDSFSPLEPKADGFRNYLKNKFSVSAEELLLDKANLLNLTAPEMTVLVGGMRVLNANYDHSNLGVLTHTPEVLTNDFFVNLLDMNTSWKATSDSKEEFEGFDRSSGALKWKASRVDLIFGSNSELRAIAEVYACSDAKTKFVENFVAAWTKVMNLDRFDLMQG, encoded by the coding sequence ATGGAAAACAAATCAGGAGACATGAGTAAATGCCCGGTAACGGGGGCAACAACAAATCACAGCACAAATTCACATGGTACCAAAAACAGCGACTGGTGGCCCAACCAATTGAAGTTAAATATTCTGAGACAGCATTCCAAGCTCTCAAACCCAATGGGTGATAATTTTAATTACAAAGAAGCATTCAGTCGTCTGGATTATAACGCCCTAAAGGAGGACCTTCACGCTTTAATGACTGACTCCCAGGACTGGTGGCCAGCAGATTATGGTCATTATGGTCCATTTTTTATTAGGATGGCCTGGCACAGTGCGGGGACTTATCGCATTGGTGATGGCAGAGGAGGTGCAGGTAGTGGACAACAGCGGTTTGCGCCACTAAACAGCTGGCCGGATAATGTCAATTTAGACAAAGCAAGGAGGTTGCTTTGGCCCATCAAACAAAAGTATGGCAATAAAATATCTTGGGCAGACCTGATGATTCTTGCGGGAAATGTTGCGCTAGAGTCTATGGGATTTAAAACATTTGGTTTTGCGGGTGGACGTGAAGACGTATGGGAACCTGAGGAATCTGTATACTGGGGTTCTGAAAGTAAATGGCTGGATGATCAGAGACATAAGGGAGATCGAAATCTTGAAAACCCCCTGGCAGCTGTTCAAATGGGATTGATCTATGTAAATCCGGAAGGACCCAATGGCAATCCTGACCCCATAGCTGCCGCAAAAGACATCCGTGAGACATTTGCCAGAATGGCCATGAACGATGAGGAAACGGTTGCTTTGATTGCGGGCGGACATACCTTTGGCAAGACCCATGGTGCCGGCGATCCCAGCAAATTTGTGGGACCAGAACCCGAAGCAGCAGGCATAGAAGAACAGGGATTTGGTTGGAAAAATACTTTGGGAAAAGGCCATGGATTCCATACCATTACCAGTGGGCTTGAAGGAGCATGGACGACCACTCCTACCAAGTGGAGCAATAATTTTTTCTGGAATCTATTCGGCTATGAATGGGAACTAACGAAAAGCCCGGCCGGAGCTCACCAATGGAAACCCAAACACGGGATGGGTGAGAACACGGTGCCAGATGCTCATGACCCAAGCATCAGACACACACCCATCATGCTAACCACTGACCTAGCCCTCCGGTTTGATCCGGCTTATGAGAAAATCTCAAGAAGATTTTTGGATCACCCGGATCAATTTGCAGATGCATTTGGTAGAGCATGGTTTAAACTCACTCATCGCGACATGGGCCCATTGCAAAGGTATCTGGGACCGGAGGTTCCAAAAGAGGAGTTGATCTGGCAGGATCCTATCCCTGCTGTCAATCACCCTTTGATAAATGAACGGGATATTCATCTTTTAAAATCAAAAATTATTGAATCAGGAATAGCCATATCCCAACTGGTGGTAACTGCTTGGGCATCTGCCTCCACTTTTCGGGGTTCTGACAAGCGAGGAGGTGCCAATGGAGCCCGGATTCGCCTGGCTCCTCAGAAATACTGGAAGGTAAATAATACGGCCCAACTTTCGAAAGTTCTTGAGACTTTAGAAACCATTCAGAATAATTTCAATCAATCTCAACAGGATGGTAAAAAAATCTCCTTGGCCGATTTGATTGTTCTGGCTGGATGTGTTGGTGTCGAACAGGCCGCAAAGAATGCCGGACATACAATCACCGTTCCTTTTACACCCGGTCGCATGGATGCAAATCAGGAACAAACCGATGTTGATTCATTCTCCCCATTGGAGCCTAAGGCCGATGGATTTCGAAACTATCTCAAAAATAAATTTTCTGTTTCTGCAGAAGAGCTGTTGCTCGACAAAGCAAATTTATTAAATCTGACTGCACCGGAAATGACGGTATTGGTTGGTGGGATGCGCGTTCTGAATGCAAATTACGATCATTCAAATTTGGGTGTGCTCACACATACTCCCGAAGTTCTAACCAATGATTTCTTTGTGAATTTATTGGATATGAATACAAGCTGGAAAGCGACTTCGGATTCAAAGGAAGAGTTTGAGGGTTTTGACCGCTCCTCAGGAGCGCTCAAATGGAAAGCATCCCGTGTTGATTTAATCTTTGGGTCTAATTCCGAACTCAGGGCAATTGCGGAAGTATATGCATGTTCCGATGCAAAAACAAAGTTTGTGGAGAATTTTGTTGCAGCGTGGACAAAGGTCATGAACCTCGATCGATTTGATCTGATGCAGGGCTGA
- a CDS encoding response regulator transcription factor translates to MAAAKFIRVVIVEDDQDIRDSMVELLPATGEILCIRSYERAEELLKEIDRLMVDVVLMDISLIGGMDGIQAVRQAKAKRPDIQYLMCTSHNDATRTFDSLCAGASGYILKTAKPDQLIQAVKEIYSGGSPMSPEIARLVVSSFNRTHQNQNLLNELTTREQEIVHALAKGLSYQEIADSLFISIETVRTYLRKIYEKLQVHSKVEALNKLFPR, encoded by the coding sequence ATGGCTGCCGCAAAATTCATCAGAGTGGTTATCGTCGAAGACGATCAGGATATCAGAGATTCCATGGTGGAGTTATTGCCTGCAACAGGAGAAATATTGTGCATACGATCGTATGAGCGCGCTGAAGAATTGTTAAAAGAAATTGACCGTTTGATGGTCGATGTGGTGTTGATGGACATCAGTCTGATTGGTGGAATGGACGGCATTCAGGCGGTACGACAGGCCAAAGCAAAAAGACCAGATATACAATATCTCATGTGTACCTCTCACAACGATGCTACCCGGACTTTTGATTCTCTTTGTGCAGGTGCATCCGGTTATATTTTAAAAACAGCCAAACCAGACCAACTTATTCAGGCCGTCAAAGAAATCTATTCAGGAGGATCACCCATGTCACCAGAAATCGCCAGATTGGTGGTGAGCAGTTTTAATCGGACCCATCAAAATCAAAACCTGCTCAATGAATTAACTACGAGGGAACAAGAAATTGTGCATGCGCTGGCCAAAGGTCTCAGTTATCAGGAAATCGCAGACAGTCTATTTATCAGCATTGAAACAGTGCGCACTTATCTGCGCAAGATATACGAAAAATTGCAGGTACATTCCAAAGTAGAAGCGCTCAACAAACTTTTTCCAAGGTAA